A window of the Podarcis raffonei isolate rPodRaf1 chromosome 4, rPodRaf1.pri, whole genome shotgun sequence genome harbors these coding sequences:
- the PCF11 gene encoding pre-mRNA cleavage complex 2 protein Pcf11 isoform X2 — protein sequence MSGGGGSSSSSSSSSSSAASEGPVGGGGGGSSGEDACRDYQSSLEDLTFNSKPHINMLTILAEENVQHAKDIVSLIEAQVAKAPSNEKLPVMYLMDSIVKNVGREYLAAFTKNLVATFVNVFEKVDENTRKSLFKLRSTWDEIFPLKKLYALDVRVNSVDPAWPIKPLPPNVNTSSIHVNPKFLNKSPEEPPAPSPAVCPPPVSCSAVSSTPVVPEIQKNLTQEQLIRQQLLAKQKQLLELQQKKLELELEQTKAQLAVSLSGQQSGSSLSQASVKPHVPQPSHMPVKAPHQVCLPPEKSRLSPLHDVKTANRDPRLNRTSQHSSHSKDQSHRKDFTVSPVNQADPKVSKTLQAEKQSTSKQERQKQNEKSQKKEFDQFDSKLKSPSPLQNKLLHAKDTRNQESENTRVSEISKRDPRLKKHLLEKPDGKDDDLKEKRRCMERKDKEEHRPVSGRTKIINGIVQKQDPNTEESEKQVGKLGRSGTRKRSRSPRSRSPSSHSPKRRDRRSPKRRLRSLSPGPKTAKSRVSGPKQSHAEDFGQGIREERSSNKRKQEVRDSRRPKKTHEDRPQEGMNLHSSKANSEPKENVENWSSSKSNKRWKSGWQENKNPQPTEEHQGLSKSPHQRHRDTWATSSKGVTSPRTPKQQHRLSVDANLQIPKELDLANKRELLKKANEQLSSGEITQDEFLVLCHQIRQIIQYQEGKHRCNVWDSPTGEKGISKKKPLLSDADLIYHEHKAKLKRTQVQHSFPRLNMMDPEDILLERHLNETFLSGMDCEQTKSKSGSQFSERSRRHSPVGSNRPYSENSPHDSRRRHDESSSSKGIRDERRSPFNEHYKRARYEEPEKQFTENTGSRFGVSDGKQRFSSLMEERSHFEGSPRHPGTRASGDGQGTHFEGLANASSRIEGPQPQTTLRFEGSLGQPASQFEGPPGQSGGKSSLFDGPAQMGGGPLRFEGPSGQVGAGTAIRFENPMGQPGGALRFEGPAGQSMSGIRFEGNHGQPSGGIRFEGPHGQPSAGIRFEGPHGQSSGIRFEGPHDQPSGTMRFDGQPSGGMRFEGPHGQPSSGIRFEGPHDRPVGPHGPPGGGMRFEGPHGQPMGPHGQPAAGMRFEGPHMQPMGPLGQPGGNLRFEGPHGQPMGPHGQPARFEGPHGQPMGPHGQPLGPHGQPGVGPRFEGPHGQSGIGPRFDGPSGQAGGGLRFEGPINQTGPRFDGCHSRFDGQPGQPSLMQRMDGLHVQPGPRFEMGPAQQTQPRFDGPPGQQIPPRFDAPIPQRFEDPKHQQATRFDIPLGHQGQRMENVANHPASRLETPPYGQTGPYNEPPNQPPYNAPSQGMQFQRTEQIFDNPQGPNFNGPPGSGAQNFPNTINRAPGPYYDDKNLQYGNFSGMTGNVQQPQQVPVMSVASTQPVPYNPGQPLLAAHAQNPGSFVQNQPGNAPLSYPDNHLGQLDVNELFSKLLSTGILKVLQTDSTSAQVSEVSAQPAPEEDEEDQDQTEDQDVPDLTNFVIEELKQRYDSIINRLYTGIQCYSCGMRFTTSQTDVYADHLDWHYRQNRTEKDVSRKVTHRRWYYSLTDWIEFEEIADLEERAKSQFFEKVHEEVVLKTQEAAKEKEFQSVPAGPAGADESCEICQEQFEQYWDEEEEEWHLKNAIRVDEKIYHPSCYEDYQNTSSFDSTPSPSKTPVENPLNIMLNIVKQEVQDSCNSPKVKEEPEDTPADDCMEGSSPTLAEIKTEPEKVESV from the exons ATGTCGGGCGGCGGCGGCTCCAGTAGCAGCAGCTCCAGCAGCAGCTCCAGCGCGGCCTCGGAGGGGCCcgtgggcggcggcggcggcggcagcagcggggaaGACGCCTGCCGCGACTACCAGTCTTCGCTCGAGGACCTGACCTTCAACAGCAAGCCGCACATCAACATGCTGACCATCCTGGCCGAGGAGAACGTGCAACACGCCAAGGACATCGTCTCGCTGATCGAGGCGCAAGTCGCCAAG GCTCCTTCTAATGAGAAACTTCCTGTTATGTACCTTATGGACTCCATTGTCAAGAATGTTGGGAGAGAATATCTTGCTGCGTTTACTAAAAACCTAGTTGCAACATTTGTTAATGTGTTTGAAaag GTGGATGAAAATACTAGGAAAAGTTTATTTAAATTGCGTTCCACGTGGGATGAAATTTTCCCTTTGAAGAAACTCTATGCCCTTGATGTCCGGGTGAATTCAGTAGACCCTGCTTGGCCAATTAAACCGCTACCCCCTAATGTGAATACTTCTAGCATCCATGTGAATCCTAAGTTTTTAAATAAATCG CCTGAGGAACCACCTGCACCTAGCCCTGCAGTCTGTCCTCCTCCTGTGTCCTGTTCTGCTGTGTCCTCTACTCCAGTTGTTCCTGAAATACAAAAGAATTTGACTCAAGAGCAGCTAATAAGACAACAGCTactagcaaaacaaaaacagttgttAGAACTTCAACAGAAAAAATTAGAACTGGAACTAGAGCAGACTAAAGCACAGCTG GCGGTTTCTCTTAGTGGTCAGCAAAGTGGATCCAGCTTGAGTCAAGCATCTGTGAAGCCACATGTTCCACAACCATCTCACATGCCAGTTAAAGCTCCTCATCAAGTTTGTCTGCCACCTGAAAAAAGCCGTCTCTCTCCACTCCATGATGTCAAAACGGCCAACAGAGATCCTCGTCTTAATAGAACAAGTCAACATTCTTCCCATTCTAAAGATCAAAGTCATAGGAAAGATTTTACAGTTAGTCCAGTCAATCAGGCTGATCCAAAGGTCAGCAAAACACTACAGGCTGAAAAACAAAGTACATCAAAGCAagaaagacaaaaacagaatgaGAAATCTCAAAAGAAAGAGTTTGATCAATTTGATTCAAAATTGAAGTCTCCATCTCCCTTGCAGAACAAGCTGCTTCATGCTAAAGATACTAGAAACCAAGAAAGTGAGAACACCAGGGTATCTGAAATAAGCAAGAGAGATCCAAGATTGAAAAAACATCTTCTAGAGAAGCCAGATGGTAAAGATGATGATCTGAAAGAAAAGAGGAGATGTATGGAGAGAAAAGACAAAGAAGAGCATAGACCAGTCAGTGGTAGAACCAAAATAATTAATGGCATTGTCCAAAAGCAAGATCCCAATACTGAAGAGTCAGAGAAACAGGTTGGAAAGCTAGGAAGGTCGGGTACCAGGAAAAGGTCACGTTCCCCTAGATCTCGGTCACCATCTTCCCATTCTCCAAAACGAAGAGACAGGAGGTCACCCAAAAGACGGCTCAGAAGTCTCTCTCCTGGACCTAAAACTGCAAAGTCTCGTGTGTCGGGACCAAAGCAATCCCACGCAGAGGACTTTGGGCAGGGAATACGGGAAGAAAGGAGCTCTAACAAAAGGAAGCAGGAAGTGAGAGATTCAAGGAGGCCGAAGAAAACTCATGAAGACCGACCGCAGGAAGGAATGAACTTGCATTCTTCAAAAGCAAACTCGGAACCTAAggagaatgtggagaactggtcAAGTTCCAAGTCAaataaaaggtggaaatctggttgGCAAGAAAATAAAAA CCCCCAGCCAACTGAAGAACACCAAGGACTTTCTAAATCACCTCATCAGAGGCACAGGGACACCTGGGCAACCAGTAGTAAAGGAGTTACATCACCTCGCACACCAAAGCAGCAACATAGATTAAGTGTGGATGCGAATTTGCAGATTCCGAAAGAACTGGACTTGGCGAACAAGAGAGAGTTACTTAAGAAG GCTAATGAACAACTGTCATCTGGAGAAATAACACAAGATGAGTTTCTTGTTCTGTGCCATCAGATTCGCCAAATTATCCAGTATCAGGAAGGAAAACACAGGTGCAATGTTTGGGATAGTCCCACAGGTGAAAAGGGAATTTCGAAAAAGAAGCCCCTGTTGTCTGATGCGGATTTAATATATCATGAACATAAAGCTAAGCTAAAAAGAACGCAAGTTCAGCATTCGTTTCCGAGACTCAACATGATGGATCCTGAAGATATTTTACTCGAGAGACACTTGAATGAGACATTTCTTTCTGGAATGGATTgcgaacaaacaaaaagcaaatcgGGGAGTCAGTTCAGTGAAAGATCAAGGCGGCATTCCCCTGTTGGTAGTAACAGACCATATTCTGAAAATTCACCTCATGACAGCCGGAGAAGACACGATGAGTCCAGCTCCTCCAAAG gtatTCGAGATGAGCGGAGGTCTCCGTTCAATGAACATTATAAGAGAGCAAGATACGAAGAACCAGAGAAACAATTTACTGAGAATACAGGATCACGATTTGGGGTTTCGGATGGGAAGCAAAGATTTAGTTCACTGATGGAGGAAAGATCTCATTTTGAGGGCTCCCCTAGACATCCTGGAACAAGGGCAAGTGGAGATGGACAAGGAACTCACTTTGAAGGGCTGGCTAATGCAAGTTCTAGAATTGAAGGACCACAACCACAGACTACTTTAAGGTTTGAGGGGTCCCTAGGCCAGCCAGCATCTCAGTTTGAAGGGCCCCCAGGACAATCTGGAGGAAAAAGTTCTCTGTTCGATGGACCAGCACAGATGGGTGGTGGTCCCTTGAGATTTGAAGGGCCCTCAGGGCAAGTTGGTGCAGGGACTGCTATACGGTTTGAGAATCCTATGGGACAGCCAGGGGGAGCATTGAGATTTGAGGGGCCCGCAGGCCAGTCAATGAGTGGTATAAGATTTGAAGGGAACCATGGTCAGCCCTCAGGTGGGATAAGGTTTGAAGGACCTCATGGTCAGCCATCTGCTGGGATTAGGTTTGAGGGACCACATGGTCAGTCATCTGGGATCAGGTTCGAGGGGCCACACGATCAGCCTTCAGGTACTATGAGGTTTGATGGCCAGCCTTCTGGTGGAATGAGGTTTGAAGGTCCACATGGCCAACCTTCAAGTGGGATAAGGTTTGAAGGGCCTCATGACCGTCCTGTGGGGCCTCATGGTCCCCCAGGAGGTGGAATGAGGTTTGAAGGCCCCCATGGCCAACCTATGGGGCCTCATGGTCAGCCAGCGGCTGGCATGCGATTTGAAGGACCTCATATGCAGCCGATGGGACCTCTTGGCCAGCCAGGAGGCAATTTGCGCTTTGAAGGTCCACATGGACAGCCTATGGGTCCGCATGGGCAGCCAGCAAGATTTGAAGGTCCTCATGGACAGCCTATGGGGCCACATGGGCAGCCTTTAGGGCCACATGGTCAACCAGGTGTTGGTCCCAGATTTGAGGGGCCTCATGGTCAGTCTGGGATTGGTCCCAGGTTTGACGGGCCTTCAGGCCAGGCTGGAGGTGGACTTAGGTTTGAAGGACCTATTAACCAAACAGGGCCAAGGTTTGATGGCTGTCATTCAAGATTTGATGGTCAACCTGGTCAGCCATCACTTATGCAAAGAATGGATGGATTACATGTGCAACCTGGTCCAAGGTTTGAAATGGGCCCTGCTCAGCAGACACAACCTCGGTTTGATGGTCCTCCGGGTCAGCAGATACCCCCAAGATTTGATGCACCAATACCTCAACGGTTTGAAGATCCTAAACACCAGCAGGCAACACGATTTGATATTCCTCTTGGTCATCAAGGTCAAAGAATGGAAAATGTAGCTAATCATCCTGCCTCAAGACTTGAAACACCACCTTATGGACAAACTGGCCCTTACAATGAACCTCCCAATCAGCCACCCTATAATGCGCCATCACAAGGAATGCAATTCCAGAGAACTGAGCAAATATTTGATAACCCGCAAGGACCAAACTTCAATGGGCCACCTGGTTCTGGAGCACAGAACTTTCCTAACACTATTAACAGGGCACCTGGACCTTACTATGATGACAAGAATCTTCAGTATGGAAACTTCAGTGGTATGACGGGaaatgttcagcagcctcagcag GTTCCTGTTATGTCGGTAGCATCTACTCAACCTGTACCTTACAATCCAGGGCAGCCTCTCTTAGCAGCTCATGCACAAAATCCTGGAAGCTTTGTCCAAAATCAACCAG GGAACGCTCCACTTTCCTATCCTGATAATCATCTTGGACAACTTGATGTAAATGAATTATTCTCAAAACTACTTTCTACAGGGATTCTCAAAGTTTTACAGACTGATTCAACTTCAGCTC AAGTCAGTGAAGTTTCTGCCCAACCAGCTCcagaggaggatgaggaggaTCAAGACCAGACTGAGGATCAAGATGTCCCAGACCTAACTAACTTCGTTATAGAAGAACTAAAACA GCGATACGATAGCATTATAAACCGGCTCTATACTGGCATTCAGTGTTACTCTTGTGGAATGAGGTTCACAACTTCACAGACAGATGTatatgcagaccatttggattgGCACTATCGTCAGAACCGCACGGAAAAGGACGTCAGCCGGAAAGTCACTCACCGAAGATGGTACTACAGCTTAACG gaCTGGATAGAGTTCGAAGAAATAGCTGATTTAGAGGAACGTGCAAAGAGCCAGTTCTTTGAGAAAGTGCATGAAGAAGTTGTGTTGAAAACACAAGAAGCTGCTAAGGAGAAGGAGTTTCAGAGTGTCCCTGCTGGCCCAGCTGGAGCAGATGAG AGCTGTGAAATCTGCCAGGAGCAATTTGAGCAATAttgggatgaggaagaggaggagtggcACCTAAAAAATGCCATTCGAGTAGACGAGAAG ATATACCATCCGTCATGCTACGAAGATTATCAAAAT ACCTCGTCATTTGATTCAACGCCATCTCCTAGCAAGACACCTGTAGAGAACCCGCTAAATATTATGTTGAATATTGTTAAGCAAGAAGTACAGGACTCCTGTAACAGTCCCAAGGTAAAAGAAGAGCCTGAGGATACGCCTGCTGATGATTGTATGGAGGGGAGCTCACCCACATTGGCCGAAATTAAAACAGAGCCTGAAAAGGTTGAGTCAGTTTAA
- the PCF11 gene encoding pre-mRNA cleavage complex 2 protein Pcf11 isoform X1: MSGGGGSSSSSSSSSSSAASEGPVGGGGGGSSGEDACRDYQSSLEDLTFNSKPHINMLTILAEENVQHAKDIVSLIEAQVAKAPSNEKLPVMYLMDSIVKNVGREYLAAFTKNLVATFVNVFEKVDENTRKSLFKLRSTWDEIFPLKKLYALDVRVNSVDPAWPIKPLPPNVNTSSIHVNPKFLNKSPEEPPAPSPAVCPPPVSCSAVSSTPVVPEIQKNLTQEQLIRQQLLAKQKQLLELQQKKLELELEQTKAQLAVSLSGQQSGSSLSQASVKPHVPQPSHMPVKAPHQVCLPPEKSRLSPLHDVKTANRDPRLNRTSQHSSHSKDQSHRKDFTVSPVNQADPKVSKTLQAEKQSTSKQERQKQNEKSQKKEFDQFDSKLKSPSPLQNKLLHAKDTRNQESENTRVSEISKRDPRLKKHLLEKPDGKDDDLKEKRRCMERKDKEEHRPVSGRTKIINGIVQKQDPNTEESEKQVGKLGRSGTRKRSRSPRSRSPSSHSPKRRDRRSPKRRLRSLSPGPKTAKSRVSGPKQSHAEDFGQGIREERSSNKRKQEVRDSRRPKKTHEDRPQEGMNLHSSKANSEPKENVENWSSSKSNKRWKSGWQENKNPQPTEEHQGLSKSPHQRHRDTWATSSKGVTSPRTPKQQHRLSVDANLQIPKELDLANKRELLKKANEQLSSGEITQDEFLVLCHQIRQIIQYQEGKHRCNVWDSPTGEKGISKKKPLLSDADLIYHEHKAKLKRTQVQHSFPRLNMMDPEDILLERHLNETFLSGMDCEQTKSKSGSQFSERSRRHSPVGSNRPYSENSPHDSRRRHDESSSSKGIRDERRSPFNEHYKRARYEEPEKQFTENTGSRFGVSDGKQRFSSLMEERSHFEGSPRHPGTRASGDGQGTHFEGLANASSRIEGPQPQTTLRFEGSLGQPASQFEGPPGQSGGKSSLFDGPAQMGGGPLRFEGPSGQVGAGTAIRFENPMGQPGGALRFEGPAGQSMSGIRFEGNHGQPSGGIRFEGPHGQPSAGIRFEGPHGQSSGIRFEGPHDQPSGTMRFDGQPSGGMRFEGPHGQPSSGIRFEGPHDRPVGPHGPPGGGMRFEGPHGQPMGPHGQPAAGMRFEGPHMQPMGPLGQPGGNLRFEGPHGQPMGPHGQPARFEGPHGQPMGPHGQPLGPHGQPGVGPRFEGPHGQSGIGPRFDGPSGQAGGGLRFEGPINQTGPRFDGCHSRFDGQPGQPSLMQRMDGLHVQPGPRFEMGPAQQTQPRFDGPPGQQIPPRFDAPIPQRFEDPKHQQATRFDIPLGHQGQRMENVANHPASRLETPPYGQTGPYNEPPNQPPYNAPSQGMQFQRTEQIFDNPQGPNFNGPPGSGAQNFPNTINRAPGPYYDDKNLQYGNFSGMTGNVQQPQQVPVMSVASTQPVPYNPGQPLLAAHAQNPGSFVQNQPGQYLKGNAPLSYPDNHLGQLDVNELFSKLLSTGILKVLQTDSTSAQVSEVSAQPAPEEDEEDQDQTEDQDVPDLTNFVIEELKQRYDSIINRLYTGIQCYSCGMRFTTSQTDVYADHLDWHYRQNRTEKDVSRKVTHRRWYYSLTDWIEFEEIADLEERAKSQFFEKVHEEVVLKTQEAAKEKEFQSVPAGPAGADESCEICQEQFEQYWDEEEEEWHLKNAIRVDEKIYHPSCYEDYQNTSSFDSTPSPSKTPVENPLNIMLNIVKQEVQDSCNSPKVKEEPEDTPADDCMEGSSPTLAEIKTEPEKVESV; the protein is encoded by the exons ATGTCGGGCGGCGGCGGCTCCAGTAGCAGCAGCTCCAGCAGCAGCTCCAGCGCGGCCTCGGAGGGGCCcgtgggcggcggcggcggcggcagcagcggggaaGACGCCTGCCGCGACTACCAGTCTTCGCTCGAGGACCTGACCTTCAACAGCAAGCCGCACATCAACATGCTGACCATCCTGGCCGAGGAGAACGTGCAACACGCCAAGGACATCGTCTCGCTGATCGAGGCGCAAGTCGCCAAG GCTCCTTCTAATGAGAAACTTCCTGTTATGTACCTTATGGACTCCATTGTCAAGAATGTTGGGAGAGAATATCTTGCTGCGTTTACTAAAAACCTAGTTGCAACATTTGTTAATGTGTTTGAAaag GTGGATGAAAATACTAGGAAAAGTTTATTTAAATTGCGTTCCACGTGGGATGAAATTTTCCCTTTGAAGAAACTCTATGCCCTTGATGTCCGGGTGAATTCAGTAGACCCTGCTTGGCCAATTAAACCGCTACCCCCTAATGTGAATACTTCTAGCATCCATGTGAATCCTAAGTTTTTAAATAAATCG CCTGAGGAACCACCTGCACCTAGCCCTGCAGTCTGTCCTCCTCCTGTGTCCTGTTCTGCTGTGTCCTCTACTCCAGTTGTTCCTGAAATACAAAAGAATTTGACTCAAGAGCAGCTAATAAGACAACAGCTactagcaaaacaaaaacagttgttAGAACTTCAACAGAAAAAATTAGAACTGGAACTAGAGCAGACTAAAGCACAGCTG GCGGTTTCTCTTAGTGGTCAGCAAAGTGGATCCAGCTTGAGTCAAGCATCTGTGAAGCCACATGTTCCACAACCATCTCACATGCCAGTTAAAGCTCCTCATCAAGTTTGTCTGCCACCTGAAAAAAGCCGTCTCTCTCCACTCCATGATGTCAAAACGGCCAACAGAGATCCTCGTCTTAATAGAACAAGTCAACATTCTTCCCATTCTAAAGATCAAAGTCATAGGAAAGATTTTACAGTTAGTCCAGTCAATCAGGCTGATCCAAAGGTCAGCAAAACACTACAGGCTGAAAAACAAAGTACATCAAAGCAagaaagacaaaaacagaatgaGAAATCTCAAAAGAAAGAGTTTGATCAATTTGATTCAAAATTGAAGTCTCCATCTCCCTTGCAGAACAAGCTGCTTCATGCTAAAGATACTAGAAACCAAGAAAGTGAGAACACCAGGGTATCTGAAATAAGCAAGAGAGATCCAAGATTGAAAAAACATCTTCTAGAGAAGCCAGATGGTAAAGATGATGATCTGAAAGAAAAGAGGAGATGTATGGAGAGAAAAGACAAAGAAGAGCATAGACCAGTCAGTGGTAGAACCAAAATAATTAATGGCATTGTCCAAAAGCAAGATCCCAATACTGAAGAGTCAGAGAAACAGGTTGGAAAGCTAGGAAGGTCGGGTACCAGGAAAAGGTCACGTTCCCCTAGATCTCGGTCACCATCTTCCCATTCTCCAAAACGAAGAGACAGGAGGTCACCCAAAAGACGGCTCAGAAGTCTCTCTCCTGGACCTAAAACTGCAAAGTCTCGTGTGTCGGGACCAAAGCAATCCCACGCAGAGGACTTTGGGCAGGGAATACGGGAAGAAAGGAGCTCTAACAAAAGGAAGCAGGAAGTGAGAGATTCAAGGAGGCCGAAGAAAACTCATGAAGACCGACCGCAGGAAGGAATGAACTTGCATTCTTCAAAAGCAAACTCGGAACCTAAggagaatgtggagaactggtcAAGTTCCAAGTCAaataaaaggtggaaatctggttgGCAAGAAAATAAAAA CCCCCAGCCAACTGAAGAACACCAAGGACTTTCTAAATCACCTCATCAGAGGCACAGGGACACCTGGGCAACCAGTAGTAAAGGAGTTACATCACCTCGCACACCAAAGCAGCAACATAGATTAAGTGTGGATGCGAATTTGCAGATTCCGAAAGAACTGGACTTGGCGAACAAGAGAGAGTTACTTAAGAAG GCTAATGAACAACTGTCATCTGGAGAAATAACACAAGATGAGTTTCTTGTTCTGTGCCATCAGATTCGCCAAATTATCCAGTATCAGGAAGGAAAACACAGGTGCAATGTTTGGGATAGTCCCACAGGTGAAAAGGGAATTTCGAAAAAGAAGCCCCTGTTGTCTGATGCGGATTTAATATATCATGAACATAAAGCTAAGCTAAAAAGAACGCAAGTTCAGCATTCGTTTCCGAGACTCAACATGATGGATCCTGAAGATATTTTACTCGAGAGACACTTGAATGAGACATTTCTTTCTGGAATGGATTgcgaacaaacaaaaagcaaatcgGGGAGTCAGTTCAGTGAAAGATCAAGGCGGCATTCCCCTGTTGGTAGTAACAGACCATATTCTGAAAATTCACCTCATGACAGCCGGAGAAGACACGATGAGTCCAGCTCCTCCAAAG gtatTCGAGATGAGCGGAGGTCTCCGTTCAATGAACATTATAAGAGAGCAAGATACGAAGAACCAGAGAAACAATTTACTGAGAATACAGGATCACGATTTGGGGTTTCGGATGGGAAGCAAAGATTTAGTTCACTGATGGAGGAAAGATCTCATTTTGAGGGCTCCCCTAGACATCCTGGAACAAGGGCAAGTGGAGATGGACAAGGAACTCACTTTGAAGGGCTGGCTAATGCAAGTTCTAGAATTGAAGGACCACAACCACAGACTACTTTAAGGTTTGAGGGGTCCCTAGGCCAGCCAGCATCTCAGTTTGAAGGGCCCCCAGGACAATCTGGAGGAAAAAGTTCTCTGTTCGATGGACCAGCACAGATGGGTGGTGGTCCCTTGAGATTTGAAGGGCCCTCAGGGCAAGTTGGTGCAGGGACTGCTATACGGTTTGAGAATCCTATGGGACAGCCAGGGGGAGCATTGAGATTTGAGGGGCCCGCAGGCCAGTCAATGAGTGGTATAAGATTTGAAGGGAACCATGGTCAGCCCTCAGGTGGGATAAGGTTTGAAGGACCTCATGGTCAGCCATCTGCTGGGATTAGGTTTGAGGGACCACATGGTCAGTCATCTGGGATCAGGTTCGAGGGGCCACACGATCAGCCTTCAGGTACTATGAGGTTTGATGGCCAGCCTTCTGGTGGAATGAGGTTTGAAGGTCCACATGGCCAACCTTCAAGTGGGATAAGGTTTGAAGGGCCTCATGACCGTCCTGTGGGGCCTCATGGTCCCCCAGGAGGTGGAATGAGGTTTGAAGGCCCCCATGGCCAACCTATGGGGCCTCATGGTCAGCCAGCGGCTGGCATGCGATTTGAAGGACCTCATATGCAGCCGATGGGACCTCTTGGCCAGCCAGGAGGCAATTTGCGCTTTGAAGGTCCACATGGACAGCCTATGGGTCCGCATGGGCAGCCAGCAAGATTTGAAGGTCCTCATGGACAGCCTATGGGGCCACATGGGCAGCCTTTAGGGCCACATGGTCAACCAGGTGTTGGTCCCAGATTTGAGGGGCCTCATGGTCAGTCTGGGATTGGTCCCAGGTTTGACGGGCCTTCAGGCCAGGCTGGAGGTGGACTTAGGTTTGAAGGACCTATTAACCAAACAGGGCCAAGGTTTGATGGCTGTCATTCAAGATTTGATGGTCAACCTGGTCAGCCATCACTTATGCAAAGAATGGATGGATTACATGTGCAACCTGGTCCAAGGTTTGAAATGGGCCCTGCTCAGCAGACACAACCTCGGTTTGATGGTCCTCCGGGTCAGCAGATACCCCCAAGATTTGATGCACCAATACCTCAACGGTTTGAAGATCCTAAACACCAGCAGGCAACACGATTTGATATTCCTCTTGGTCATCAAGGTCAAAGAATGGAAAATGTAGCTAATCATCCTGCCTCAAGACTTGAAACACCACCTTATGGACAAACTGGCCCTTACAATGAACCTCCCAATCAGCCACCCTATAATGCGCCATCACAAGGAATGCAATTCCAGAGAACTGAGCAAATATTTGATAACCCGCAAGGACCAAACTTCAATGGGCCACCTGGTTCTGGAGCACAGAACTTTCCTAACACTATTAACAGGGCACCTGGACCTTACTATGATGACAAGAATCTTCAGTATGGAAACTTCAGTGGTATGACGGGaaatgttcagcagcctcagcag GTTCCTGTTATGTCGGTAGCATCTACTCAACCTGTACCTTACAATCCAGGGCAGCCTCTCTTAGCAGCTCATGCACAAAATCCTGGAAGCTTTGTCCAAAATCAACCAGGTCAGTATTTAAAgg GGAACGCTCCACTTTCCTATCCTGATAATCATCTTGGACAACTTGATGTAAATGAATTATTCTCAAAACTACTTTCTACAGGGATTCTCAAAGTTTTACAGACTGATTCAACTTCAGCTC AAGTCAGTGAAGTTTCTGCCCAACCAGCTCcagaggaggatgaggaggaTCAAGACCAGACTGAGGATCAAGATGTCCCAGACCTAACTAACTTCGTTATAGAAGAACTAAAACA GCGATACGATAGCATTATAAACCGGCTCTATACTGGCATTCAGTGTTACTCTTGTGGAATGAGGTTCACAACTTCACAGACAGATGTatatgcagaccatttggattgGCACTATCGTCAGAACCGCACGGAAAAGGACGTCAGCCGGAAAGTCACTCACCGAAGATGGTACTACAGCTTAACG gaCTGGATAGAGTTCGAAGAAATAGCTGATTTAGAGGAACGTGCAAAGAGCCAGTTCTTTGAGAAAGTGCATGAAGAAGTTGTGTTGAAAACACAAGAAGCTGCTAAGGAGAAGGAGTTTCAGAGTGTCCCTGCTGGCCCAGCTGGAGCAGATGAG AGCTGTGAAATCTGCCAGGAGCAATTTGAGCAATAttgggatgaggaagaggaggagtggcACCTAAAAAATGCCATTCGAGTAGACGAGAAG ATATACCATCCGTCATGCTACGAAGATTATCAAAAT ACCTCGTCATTTGATTCAACGCCATCTCCTAGCAAGACACCTGTAGAGAACCCGCTAAATATTATGTTGAATATTGTTAAGCAAGAAGTACAGGACTCCTGTAACAGTCCCAAGGTAAAAGAAGAGCCTGAGGATACGCCTGCTGATGATTGTATGGAGGGGAGCTCACCCACATTGGCCGAAATTAAAACAGAGCCTGAAAAGGTTGAGTCAGTTTAA